The Gemmatimonadota bacterium genome has a segment encoding these proteins:
- a CDS encoding alpha/beta hydrolase: MPEPIFTLLRRTYAFKKTTDCDIHLDVYSSEEMAKISPAVVWIHGGALIMGSRENGQSHAARYVDAGYKVISIDYRLTPETKLPEIIADVRDAFGWIRSNADELGVDPAKDPEFFTPYCPDQNIDANYPPTLLLHGTDDTDVPYELSVRMQNRLKEAGVDHEMVTIEGGGHGFDGRWWDPRVKAAFARVLGFLDNHLN; the protein is encoded by the coding sequence TTGCCGGAACCTATTTTTACACTCCTACGCCGAACCTACGCCTTCAAGAAGACGACAGACTGCGACATCCATCTCGACGTGTACTCGTCGGAAGAGATGGCCAAAATATCCCCCGCCGTAGTGTGGATTCACGGCGGGGCACTCATAATGGGCAGTCGAGAAAACGGTCAGAGCCACGCGGCTCGCTACGTGGATGCGGGATACAAAGTCATCTCGATCGACTACCGGCTCACCCCTGAGACCAAACTACCGGAGATCATAGCAGACGTCCGCGATGCGTTTGGATGGATTCGGTCGAACGCAGATGAACTCGGCGTCGATCCTGCGAAGGATCCCGAGTTTTTCACGCCGTACTGCCCAGATCAAAACATCGATGCGAACTATCCGCCAACGCTGTTGCTACACGGGACAGACGACACCGACGTGCCTTACGAACTGTCTGTGCGTATGCAGAACCGTCTGAAGGAGGCGGGCGTAGATCACGAGATGGTTACAATTGAGGGCGGCGGTCACGGATTCGATGGACGCTGGTGGGACCCTCGAGTGAAAGCCGCCTTCGCGAGAGTATTGGGATTCCTGGACAACCACTTGAATTGA
- a CDS encoding aldo/keto reductase, which yields MKRRALGNTGVNVSELGLGTAFMAGQGQQGVNECIALAVDRGINYFDTAAAYGKGKDERMLGEALRGRREKVFLATKVGGVKDPGGHRTVNSLMRQFEESLGRLQTDYVDLIQLHEADQRKWWSDDPVPKEIAISHGGPLIIDEEEYDFPAAPCLEFLRIAKKQGKTRFIGITGKDARRLARLVSATELDSMMVAHQYNPIYRNATRFLLPLTEKEGVGVVGGAMFMKGWLAVARSDWRNHLPEWMDEGFHRAYCKYLDIQASSGLELPELTLRWLLPEQRLKCIVTGFKNPHEVESNIDAIERGPLPADLQSEIDAIGIIHPLLYQGRTTI from the coding sequence ATGAAGCGTCGAGCACTTGGAAATACGGGCGTGAATGTCAGCGAACTTGGTCTGGGCACAGCTTTTATGGCTGGCCAAGGCCAACAAGGTGTAAACGAATGTATTGCCCTGGCAGTTGACCGGGGGATCAATTACTTCGATACGGCTGCCGCCTATGGCAAAGGCAAAGATGAGCGTATGTTAGGTGAGGCATTGCGAGGTCGCCGGGAAAAGGTATTCTTGGCGACCAAGGTAGGTGGTGTAAAAGACCCGGGGGGACACCGCACAGTCAATTCTCTCATGCGACAATTTGAAGAGAGTCTGGGCAGGCTTCAGACCGACTATGTGGATCTGATCCAGCTACATGAGGCAGATCAGCGAAAGTGGTGGTCAGATGATCCTGTGCCTAAAGAGATTGCCATATCCCACGGAGGACCGCTGATTATAGACGAGGAAGAGTATGACTTTCCGGCGGCACCCTGTTTGGAGTTTCTTCGCATTGCAAAGAAACAAGGCAAGACACGCTTCATTGGCATCACTGGTAAAGATGCACGACGCCTTGCTCGGCTGGTCAGCGCCACGGAATTGGACTCAATGATGGTCGCACACCAATACAATCCGATTTATCGCAACGCTACTCGCTTTCTGCTTCCCCTTACCGAAAAAGAGGGCGTAGGAGTGGTTGGTGGTGCGATGTTTATGAAGGGCTGGCTTGCCGTTGCCAGGTCAGACTGGCGTAACCATCTTCCCGAATGGATGGATGAAGGCTTCCACCGCGCTTATTGCAAATACCTGGACATCCAGGCATCATCGGGTCTGGAGTTGCCGGAACTCACCCTGCGCTGGCTACTGCCTGAGCAGCGTCTCAAATGTATTGTGACTGGCTTCAAAAATCCTCATGAAGTCGAATCGAATATCGACGCCATTGAGCGTGGTCCCCTCCCCGCCGATCTCCAGTCTGAGATTGACGCGATTGGGATCATACATCCATTACTGTATCAGGGAAGAACGACAATCTGA
- a CDS encoding DUF1552 domain-containing protein, translated as MNVISELLQARVNRRHFLQGAGVALSLPFLESNMVYGAANPRRLVCVGNHLGFWPGGFFPEQSGKDYETSLTLKYIDSHRNDFTIFSNLDHGTGGGHSGVHVFLSSIRKEEAAGFPEKNMTLDQVAAEYVGSTTRFPSITAGLGRGTDMVWTRSGVNVAPINNPARIFQALFVQNDEAMRSAERRALSNRGSVLDALIESAKTLDGQLNAADRGKLDQYLTSVRDVERRLQMSREWLDRPKPESPIEPVEDLERMQIEEMPLFYDLLTLALQTDSTRVVTFEIPMGFKTSELNLGGYHGLSHHGQEEGRLKDLQIVEKYLLTQFSRFMDRLKEANVLDDTLVVLGSGMGDGSRHSNRNLPVILAGGGLRHQGHLVCPAEAHKRIPLSNLWLSVLQWFGVERDSFGKSTGTFSAMEIS; from the coding sequence ATGAACGTCATCTCTGAACTTTTGCAAGCGCGGGTTAATCGTCGGCACTTCTTACAGGGCGCTGGCGTAGCACTATCTTTGCCCTTCTTAGAAAGCAACATGGTGTACGGTGCGGCGAATCCGAGGCGTCTGGTCTGCGTGGGCAATCATCTGGGATTCTGGCCGGGTGGATTTTTTCCCGAGCAGTCCGGTAAGGACTATGAAACGAGCCTGACGCTGAAGTATATCGATTCACACCGAAATGATTTTACTATCTTTTCAAATCTCGATCACGGTACGGGCGGTGGGCACTCCGGCGTACATGTATTTCTGAGCAGCATACGCAAGGAAGAAGCCGCAGGTTTCCCCGAAAAAAATATGACACTGGACCAGGTAGCGGCTGAGTATGTGGGCAGTACAACGCGCTTTCCCTCAATTACTGCAGGGCTGGGCAGGGGCACAGACATGGTCTGGACGCGGTCGGGCGTAAACGTGGCACCGATTAACAATCCCGCCCGCATTTTTCAGGCTTTGTTTGTACAGAATGATGAAGCTATGCGAAGCGCAGAGCGCCGTGCGTTATCAAATCGGGGCAGTGTGCTTGACGCCTTAATCGAGTCGGCAAAGACACTCGATGGGCAGTTGAATGCGGCGGACCGCGGTAAGCTCGATCAATACCTGACTTCGGTGCGCGACGTCGAGCGTCGCCTGCAAATGTCGCGCGAATGGCTCGACAGACCCAAGCCCGAATCTCCAATCGAACCCGTGGAAGACCTCGAACGGATGCAAATTGAGGAAATGCCGCTTTTCTACGATCTGCTAACACTGGCATTACAGACAGACTCGACACGGGTTGTGACCTTTGAAATCCCCATGGGCTTTAAGACGTCCGAACTCAACCTCGGAGGATATCACGGTCTTTCGCATCACGGCCAGGAGGAGGGGCGATTGAAAGACCTGCAGATTGTAGAAAAATATTTGTTGACTCAGTTTAGTCGTTTTATGGATCGCCTCAAAGAAGCAAATGTGCTTGACGACACGCTGGTCGTTCTGGGAAGTGGCATGGGCGATGGCTCAAGGCATTCCAATAGGAATTTGCCAGTAATTCTCGCTGGAGGCGGTTTGAGACATCAGGGACATCTCGTATGTCCTGCTGAGGCACACAAACGGATCCCACTGTCAAATCTCTGGCTTTCCGTCTTGCAGTGGTTTGGTGTAGAGCGAGACAGCTTTGGCAAAAGCACAGGGACCTTTTCTGCGATGGAGATTTCATGA
- a CDS encoding DUF1592 domain-containing protein, translating to MKRILMVIAFTLCAHSVWAELPRAFLTQYCVKCHGPSVQKADRRFDQFSETIANFKELELWQDIVDQLNLQSMPPKRQMQPGKDEVLATVQMITTSIAEARMRLSGKGQRTPLRRLNAWEYRQTLGDLLGLNMEAWDPTEDFPPEVKVKGFDNNAAGLVTSGMLLDHYLRVAEEAVTRATHFEARPEAKTYVQKSPFYFTNKQANSLSLPKVFREDRFRFVSDTGYDDLTGRHYRGGHIGFYPLANGGAPVSGTYTIRVQAAAIDRNHHYDRELNDFSKGDPLVLELAAVDRKGSVESTGNITREYTLATVELTREAPQWFEWDVYLEKGFEPEVRFRNGTLATKALVRKLTRAKNPKPEILPFVDQKAGNKRNHALLKVYRGPKLRIWEIQVSGPQEKDWPPRGHQLMYGDLKPEDLDQKRISERLRAFATAAFRRPLRPGELAPFESLAHEKLSNGMEPLTALQLGFQTILSSPAFLFLHEGEGALDDYSLAARLSYFLWSSAPDDELIALAQQNKLSDPATLSKQIYRMLKDTKSHRFVKNFIRVWLHYDNIGEMPPSPDFRVYFRDNLGPAMATETETFFRHVLDNNLSPREFLSADYSFLNRELARHYGIEGIEGDHFRRVPLIGTPRGGLMGQGSFLMASANGVDTSPVVRGIYVLENLLGYTPPPPPDDVPEIEPDTRGATTIRDQLVKHREMPTCAQCHSKIDPPGFALENFDAIGGWRTHYTRSATIDPSGQLPSGETFQSFVEFRKIVAKRHAEFTRCLTEKLLTYAIGRELGITDRPAIDAIEQDVQEKNKGLRDLITLVVLSDPFKSN from the coding sequence ATGAAACGAATTTTGATGGTCATTGCCTTCACGCTATGCGCGCATTCTGTCTGGGCAGAACTACCCAGGGCATTTCTCACACAATATTGTGTCAAGTGCCACGGTCCAAGCGTGCAAAAAGCCGATCGGCGCTTTGATCAGTTCTCCGAGACAATCGCCAACTTCAAAGAATTAGAACTCTGGCAGGATATTGTCGATCAGCTCAACCTGCAGTCGATGCCACCGAAGCGTCAGATGCAGCCGGGTAAAGATGAGGTGCTCGCCACTGTTCAGATGATTACAACATCAATTGCTGAAGCGCGTATGCGATTGTCGGGCAAAGGACAGCGCACACCTCTGAGACGGCTCAACGCCTGGGAATATCGCCAGACACTCGGCGATTTACTCGGTCTGAATATGGAAGCCTGGGATCCGACGGAGGATTTTCCGCCCGAAGTGAAAGTCAAGGGCTTTGATAACAATGCTGCCGGGCTTGTCACGTCGGGCATGTTGCTCGATCACTATTTGCGCGTTGCAGAAGAAGCCGTCACACGCGCCACGCATTTTGAAGCCAGACCCGAAGCCAAAACTTACGTGCAAAAATCACCCTTCTATTTTACAAACAAACAGGCCAATTCCTTGTCCTTGCCCAAGGTCTTTAGAGAGGATCGCTTTCGGTTTGTGTCAGATACGGGATACGATGATCTCACTGGACGTCACTACCGCGGTGGTCATATTGGCTTTTATCCGCTGGCGAATGGTGGCGCCCCTGTCAGTGGTACCTACACCATAAGGGTACAGGCGGCAGCAATTGATCGCAATCATCATTATGACAGAGAACTCAACGATTTTTCCAAAGGCGATCCGCTTGTGCTGGAGTTGGCGGCAGTAGATCGCAAAGGCAGTGTAGAGAGCACGGGCAATATTACGCGCGAATACACGCTTGCAACCGTTGAACTGACCCGCGAAGCGCCTCAATGGTTTGAATGGGATGTTTATCTGGAAAAAGGATTTGAGCCCGAGGTTCGTTTTCGCAATGGAACGCTGGCAACCAAAGCCCTGGTACGCAAACTTACCAGAGCAAAAAATCCAAAACCCGAAATCTTGCCCTTTGTGGATCAGAAAGCGGGAAATAAAAGAAATCACGCGCTGCTCAAGGTTTATCGCGGGCCTAAGCTAAGGATTTGGGAAATTCAGGTTAGTGGTCCTCAAGAGAAAGACTGGCCTCCACGCGGACATCAGTTGATGTATGGCGACCTAAAACCCGAGGACCTGGATCAAAAGCGCATTTCAGAGCGTTTGCGTGCATTTGCCACAGCCGCTTTTCGCAGGCCCTTGCGGCCCGGAGAACTGGCACCATTTGAGTCGCTTGCGCATGAAAAACTCAGCAATGGCATGGAGCCGTTAACCGCATTACAACTGGGTTTTCAGACCATTCTCAGTTCGCCTGCTTTTCTGTTTTTGCATGAAGGCGAGGGCGCTCTGGACGATTATTCTCTGGCGGCTCGATTATCCTATTTTTTGTGGTCTTCTGCACCGGATGATGAACTGATAGCACTTGCCCAACAGAATAAACTCAGCGACCCGGCCACGCTCAGTAAGCAGATCTATCGCATGCTCAAAGACACAAAATCGCACCGCTTTGTTAAAAATTTCATTCGCGTGTGGCTCCACTATGACAATATTGGTGAGATGCCACCCTCCCCCGATTTTAGAGTCTATTTTCGCGACAACCTCGGCCCTGCTATGGCGACTGAAACAGAGACGTTTTTTCGGCACGTACTCGATAACAATCTCTCGCCCCGCGAATTTCTTTCTGCTGATTATTCCTTTCTCAATCGGGAACTCGCCCGGCATTATGGGATAGAAGGTATTGAGGGAGATCATTTTCGCCGGGTTCCCCTCATCGGGACGCCACGCGGAGGTTTGATGGGCCAGGGCAGTTTTCTCATGGCTTCGGCCAATGGCGTAGATACTTCGCCCGTGGTGCGCGGGATTTATGTGCTGGAAAATTTGTTGGGATACACACCGCCGCCACCGCCGGACGATGTGCCCGAGATTGAGCCAGACACGCGCGGGGCAACGACCATCAGAGATCAACTGGTCAAGCACCGCGAGATGCCGACCTGTGCCCAATGCCATAGCAAAATTGATCCCCCTGGTTTCGCGCTGGAAAACTTTGATGCGATCGGCGGTTGGCGAACCCACTATACCAGAAGCGCAACGATTGATCCCTCGGGACAATTGCCGAGTGGCGAGACCTTCCAATCCTTCGTCGAATTTCGCAAGATAGTGGCAAAGCGCCACGCAGAGTTCACGCGCTGTCTGACAGAAAAATTGCTGACCTATGCGATTGGTCGCGAGTTGGGCATTACTGATCGACCAGCGATTGATGCAATAGAGCAAGATGTACAGGAAAAAAATAAGGGCCTGCGCGATCTCATCACCCTCGTTGTTTTGAGCGACCCTTTCAAAAGCAACTAA
- a CDS encoding sulfatase-like hydrolase/transferase, which produces MIHRPNILFIFPDQLSARWLPFYGNQIVHAPNLSQFAEKNAQFNRAYTNVPLCTPYRACLLTGQYPSQTGVTGNGMRLPVNQPTIAHHLNRAGYDTHYIGKWHLSGEKQNGWVPPGLRGGFQHFIGWESHHVDHNAGLIWYDDPDTPVKLRGHETDGLTDIVCEELESLSSPKSPFFMAVSYQAPHPPCSPPMTDMQRYDKSVLDNPPNTDHDAWFKNIGWNADYGVEEFRKRYFGEISQLDTAFGRVLKTLEKTGLADDTVVIFTSDHGDMAGCHGLFGKGVMFDESVRVPLLIRVPGTAQCVVEKPVSTVDLFATILHLADAENPGKTEGRSLLPCMTGEPDIATDVFIEHKDDCIIRGDVKLITKRNENDITHCFDLADDPYERNNLAQSLNSETRDSMLLALNQWRNRTRS; this is translated from the coding sequence ATGATACACAGACCAAACATCCTGTTCATATTTCCCGACCAGCTTAGCGCCAGATGGTTGCCGTTCTATGGGAACCAGATCGTTCACGCCCCCAATCTATCACAATTCGCCGAAAAAAACGCGCAATTCAATCGCGCTTATACGAATGTACCGCTATGCACCCCCTACAGAGCTTGCCTGCTCACCGGTCAATACCCGAGCCAAACCGGCGTTACAGGAAATGGTATGCGCCTCCCCGTGAATCAGCCGACCATTGCCCATCACCTGAACCGGGCAGGTTATGACACGCACTATATCGGGAAATGGCATTTGAGCGGTGAAAAACAGAACGGGTGGGTCCCGCCAGGACTGCGGGGAGGCTTTCAACACTTCATTGGGTGGGAAAGCCATCATGTAGATCACAATGCCGGACTGATCTGGTACGATGATCCCGACACCCCCGTAAAGCTTCGTGGGCACGAAACCGATGGCTTGACAGATATTGTCTGCGAAGAACTGGAATCGCTATCATCCCCGAAGTCCCCATTCTTCATGGCCGTGTCGTATCAAGCACCCCACCCTCCGTGTTCGCCCCCGATGACCGACATGCAGCGATATGACAAGTCCGTACTGGATAACCCACCCAACACAGACCACGACGCCTGGTTCAAGAATATAGGCTGGAATGCGGACTACGGTGTTGAAGAATTCAGGAAGCGGTACTTTGGGGAAATCTCTCAGTTGGACACCGCGTTTGGCCGCGTATTAAAAACACTGGAAAAGACTGGACTGGCAGATGATACTGTCGTCATCTTCACATCTGACCATGGAGATATGGCCGGTTGTCATGGCCTGTTCGGAAAAGGCGTTATGTTCGATGAGTCTGTTCGCGTCCCCCTGCTCATCCGCGTACCCGGAACAGCACAATGTGTTGTTGAGAAACCAGTATCTACCGTAGATCTATTCGCCACAATTCTCCATCTGGCCGATGCTGAAAATCCAGGAAAAACTGAAGGACGCTCTCTACTCCCCTGCATGACCGGAGAGCCAGATATCGCAACCGATGTCTTCATCGAACACAAAGATGATTGCATTATCAGGGGTGACGTAAAGCTAATTACGAAACGGAACGAGAATGACATTACACATTGCTTTGATCTGGCGGACGACCCGTATGAACGCAACAACCTGGCTCAGAGTCTGAACTCCGAAACCAGAGACAGCATGCTCCTCGCGCTTAACCAATGGAGAAATCGAACGAGGAGTTGA
- a CDS encoding sulfatase-like hydrolase/transferase: protein MNVLVLMSDHHRFDALGCLGNPLAHTPNLDRLAEKSVRFDQCYTQSPVCSPARHSLATGKYVHTHGVFTNNSMPYPGMYTIAHAVQPLNYRRFHLGHMHWKDPDMDNGYEPEITQQMWRETMPENMLARYDWENEGVLRRSSGGPSPRSREQYWGYHVATESIRQIEEAVSKGEKFLSWTSFTEPHPPFYPPKEIYEKIDQSKIELPEQAPADAPLPHSDILRKRKEWAHLTPVELRQVIAGYYGMIELVDGYCGMVLDALDRLGIRDETIVIWTADHGDQMWEHEMFLKFNMREASVHVPLLISDPRIRSGVRGEFVEHIDLFPTICDLIGAEVPDSVHGQSLKPLLDGETAPDDWRDAVFSQIGDTQMIRTETEKLNVYQGEAGEYFDLSEDPKEFYNQIGDERYQERVGVLFERVKAWERAYGRDDGQG from the coding sequence ATGAATGTACTTGTTTTGATGAGCGATCATCACAGATTTGACGCATTGGGATGCCTGGGGAACCCACTGGCTCATACGCCCAATCTAGATCGCCTGGCCGAAAAGAGTGTGCGATTTGACCAGTGTTATACACAGTCACCCGTGTGTTCGCCAGCGCGGCACAGTTTGGCAACCGGCAAATATGTCCATACACATGGCGTTTTTACCAATAACTCAATGCCCTATCCGGGGATGTACACTATCGCACACGCTGTGCAACCCCTGAATTATCGTCGATTCCATCTGGGACATATGCACTGGAAAGATCCCGATATGGACAATGGCTATGAGCCAGAAATAACACAACAGATGTGGCGCGAGACAATGCCTGAGAATATGCTCGCCCGATACGACTGGGAAAATGAGGGCGTATTGCGGCGGTCATCTGGCGGGCCAAGTCCGCGAAGTCGGGAGCAGTATTGGGGATATCATGTGGCCACGGAGTCGATTCGACAGATTGAAGAAGCCGTCAGTAAAGGGGAGAAGTTTTTGTCCTGGACGAGTTTTACGGAGCCTCATCCCCCATTTTACCCGCCCAAAGAAATTTATGAAAAGATTGATCAGTCAAAGATCGAATTACCAGAGCAAGCACCTGCTGATGCGCCGTTGCCCCACAGTGATATTTTGAGAAAACGAAAAGAGTGGGCGCATTTGACACCCGTGGAACTGCGGCAGGTGATTGCGGGATATTATGGGATGATTGAGCTTGTGGATGGGTATTGTGGGATGGTTTTAGATGCACTGGATCGGTTGGGAATCAGGGACGAGACGATTGTAATCTGGACAGCAGATCACGGCGACCAGATGTGGGAACACGAGATGTTTTTGAAGTTTAATATGCGAGAGGCTTCAGTGCATGTGCCGTTGTTGATTTCTGATCCCAGAATTCGATCGGGCGTGCGGGGGGAATTCGTAGAACACATTGATTTATTTCCGACGATTTGTGATTTGATTGGAGCTGAGGTTCCCGACTCTGTACACGGACAGTCGTTGAAACCATTGCTGGATGGAGAGACAGCCCCTGATGATTGGCGGGATGCGGTATTCAGTCAGATTGGTGATACTCAGATGATTCGGACGGAGACGGAAAAGTTGAATGTATATCAGGGTGAGGCAGGAGAGTATTTTGATCTATCGGAGGATCCGAAGGAGTTTTATAATCAGATTGGGGATGAAAGATATCAAGAACGCGTGGGCGTGTTATTTGAACGGGTGAAGGCGTGGGAGCGTGCGTATGGCCGCGATGACGGTCAGGGATGA
- a CDS encoding sulfatase, which yields MSNEKPNVLVIQPDQHRGTVMGCAGDSQVKTPNLDRLASEGIRFSRCASSSPVCSPFRGTMQTGLYCHTHGVDVNNILLNPELITFADLFADAGYATGYIGKWHLDGFKPRGWGGFIEPGPRRAGWQEWHGYQKGHEFFEVWDYNENRERVRIEGYDWEPTWHTDMALDFAKRNRDAGRPWLYYLGYGPPHKPEQCPQKYLDMYDPDTFELPDDVKGRFGERERELRGLYQMYYAQVTAVDVEIGRVMAGLEELGIADNTIVVYVSDHGDKLGSHCEPDERNFRGKGSPFATAFRIPFIVRWPDRIKPNQVCDALVSSVDLTPTILDLAGLEVPDVMQGDSMASWCLEGKGVKNDCVYMGLRGATQPDGWRAVWDGRYVFSPGIHNVLYDHESDPLEMVNLIDAPQTSGEKKRLAGLLVQMAEKTEDPMLQEVKGLCSM from the coding sequence ATGTCGAATGAAAAGCCGAATGTGCTGGTGATTCAGCCCGACCAGCACCGCGGAACTGTGATGGGTTGTGCAGGTGACTCGCAGGTGAAAACGCCGAATCTGGACCGCCTTGCGTCGGAGGGGATCCGGTTCTCGCGCTGCGCCTCGTCCAGCCCTGTGTGTTCCCCATTTCGGGGGACGATGCAGACCGGATTGTATTGCCATACCCACGGCGTGGATGTGAACAATATTCTGCTGAATCCCGAGCTGATCACATTTGCCGATCTGTTTGCGGATGCTGGATATGCCACAGGCTATATCGGAAAGTGGCATCTGGATGGGTTTAAGCCCAGAGGATGGGGTGGATTTATTGAGCCAGGTCCCAGGCGAGCGGGATGGCAGGAATGGCACGGATACCAGAAAGGGCACGAGTTTTTTGAAGTCTGGGACTACAACGAGAATCGCGAGAGGGTGCGGATCGAAGGCTATGACTGGGAGCCGACGTGGCATACGGATATGGCTCTGGACTTTGCAAAACGGAATCGCGACGCCGGTCGTCCTTGGCTCTACTATTTGGGATATGGCCCGCCGCACAAGCCCGAACAGTGTCCGCAGAAGTACCTGGATATGTACGATCCAGATACCTTTGAGCTGCCAGATGATGTGAAAGGACGGTTTGGAGAGCGGGAACGCGAGCTTCGGGGGCTTTACCAGATGTATTACGCTCAGGTAACGGCGGTGGATGTGGAGATCGGACGTGTGATGGCTGGCCTGGAGGAACTGGGAATTGCAGACAATACGATCGTGGTCTATGTAAGCGATCACGGCGATAAGCTGGGCAGCCACTGCGAACCCGATGAGCGCAACTTTCGAGGCAAGGGAAGTCCCTTTGCGACCGCATTTCGCATTCCGTTCATCGTGCGATGGCCCGATCGCATCAAACCAAATCAGGTGTGTGATGCGCTGGTGAGTAGCGTGGATCTCACGCCCACGATTCTGGACCTGGCGGGACTGGAGGTTCCCGATGTGATGCAGGGCGACAGTATGGCGAGCTGGTGTCTGGAGGGGAAAGGCGTGAAGAACGACTGTGTATATATGGGACTCCGAGGCGCGACCCAGCCCGATGGATGGCGTGCCGTATGGGATGGTCGCTACGTGTTTTCACCAGGTATTCACAATGTCCTGTATGACCACGAATCCGATCCGCTGGAGATGGTAAATCTCATCGACGCGCCACAGACTTCAGGTGAGAAGAAGCGGTTAGCAGGGCTACTCGTACAGATGGCAGAGAAGACGGAAGATCCGATGCTGCAGGAGGTGAAGGGGCTTTGCAGTATGTGA
- a CDS encoding sulfatase-like hydrolase/transferase, with translation MEQRPNILLITTDQHSAEALGHLGCNDVKTPCMDRLAARGISFTKSYSANPVCCPARASWFTGRHTPENGVVTNGANMVPSMPDLGQWLNKNGYNAYYSGKWHIPGRDVAQSFHHICPDPRNTAETGDIASTRSAIGFLQNYKEKDPFFLSVGLLNPHDICSFVLTHTMHDGEMPFPEIDDLPPLPPNFETDMAEPEKIISSRNQKLADRGEESGMEKWEEKLYRYYIWTYYRYIEKVDGQIGLILDALENSAFKDNTVVLLTSDHGDGHIRHKMVFKSFLYDEAVRVPFIMSWPGHIEEQVIDQEHLVSGVDVFPTVCDYAGISPPPMMRGYSLRAIAEGEYPDWRDFVVAHATGGGKMLRTNTHKLITYEGDPVIQLFDLEADPWETRNLAETPDSKALASEMQASLTDFESEFELAGT, from the coding sequence ATGGAACAAAGACCCAATATTCTTCTGATTACGACCGACCAGCATAGCGCGGAAGCCCTTGGGCATCTGGGGTGTAATGACGTGAAGACACCCTGTATGGACCGGCTTGCAGCAAGGGGAATCAGCTTTACAAAATCCTATAGCGCGAATCCAGTCTGCTGTCCAGCGCGTGCGAGTTGGTTTACCGGACGCCACACACCCGAAAACGGAGTAGTAACTAACGGTGCCAACATGGTTCCATCCATGCCGGACCTGGGACAATGGCTGAACAAAAATGGTTACAACGCCTACTACAGCGGGAAATGGCATATTCCCGGCAGAGATGTCGCACAGAGTTTCCACCATATCTGCCCCGATCCACGGAATACGGCTGAGACCGGAGACATTGCTTCGACCCGCAGTGCAATCGGTTTTCTCCAGAACTACAAGGAGAAAGACCCCTTCTTCCTGTCAGTCGGACTCTTGAATCCACACGATATCTGCTCTTTCGTGCTAACGCATACGATGCACGACGGGGAGATGCCGTTCCCCGAGATTGACGACCTGCCCCCACTACCCCCCAATTTCGAGACAGACATGGCGGAACCGGAAAAAATCATAAGCTCTCGGAATCAAAAACTGGCAGATCGAGGCGAAGAATCCGGTATGGAAAAGTGGGAAGAGAAACTCTACCGTTACTATATTTGGACTTACTACCGCTACATTGAAAAGGTGGATGGGCAGATCGGCCTGATCCTGGACGCGCTCGAAAACTCAGCATTTAAGGACAATACGGTCGTACTCCTTACCTCCGACCATGGGGACGGGCATATTCGACACAAGATGGTCTTTAAGAGCTTTCTATACGATGAGGCTGTGCGGGTGCCCTTTATCATGAGCTGGCCCGGTCACATCGAAGAACAGGTGATCGACCAGGAGCATCTCGTATCGGGCGTGGATGTTTTTCCGACAGTTTGTGATTATGCCGGGATCTCGCCGCCTCCCATGATGCGAGGATACAGCCTGCGTGCGATTGCTGAAGGGGAATATCCAGATTGGCGGGATTTTGTGGTTGCACACGCCACCGGAGGCGGTAAAATGCTCCGCACCAACACACACAAGCTCATTACCTATGAGGGCGATCCAGTAATCCAGCTCTTCGACCTGGAAGCGGATCCCTGGGAGACTAGGAACCTGGCAGAAACACCCGACTCAAAGGCACTGGCAAGTGAAATGCAGGCATCCCTAACTGATTTTGAGAGTGAGTTCGAGCTGGCGGGGACCTGA
- a CDS encoding DUF4160 domain-containing protein, whose translation MPTFFSNGPYRFFFYAGDRDEPIHVHVERDDSIAKFWIEPIRLQRSRGFRSADLRRIRRIIEKKQDDIVEFWNEYFND comes from the coding sequence ATGCCAACTTTTTTTTCAAACGGTCCTTACCGATTTTTCTTTTATGCAGGTGACCGGGATGAACCGATTCATGTTCATGTAGAAAGAGATGATTCTATCGCAAAATTTTGGATAGAACCTATCCGATTACAGAGAAGCAGAGGTTTTCGCAGTGCGGATCTGAGGCGTATAAGAAGGATTATTGAAAAAAAACAAGACGATATTGTGGAGTTCTGGAATGAGTATTTCAATGATTGA